In one window of Hyla sarda isolate aHylSar1 chromosome 1, aHylSar1.hap1, whole genome shotgun sequence DNA:
- the FDX2 gene encoding ferredoxin-2, mitochondrial, translating into MAVSLIRRGMRAGSLTSWCLRNNVASRTPQVSASFRQHRASNVQNKDEGRTHQTAASTQSDEDGPAKEPHEETVDVVFVDREGKRIPVKGKVGESVLYLAHRYDIDLEGACESSLACSTCQVYVSTEYFDKLPEPDEREDDMLDMAPMLQENSRLGCQIILTTELNGAEFTLPKITRNFYVDGHVPKPH; encoded by the exons ATGGCCGTCTCCCTGATCAGAAGAGGCATGAGAGCTGGAAGTCTGACCTCTTGGTGTTTAAGGAATAATGTAGCCTCCAGAACTCCTCAGGTCTCTGCAAGCTTTAGGCAACACAGGGCAAGCAATGTACAAAATAAGGACGAAGGAAGAACGCATCAGACCGCag CCTCCACCCAGTCAGATGAGGACGGGCCAGCCAAAGAGCCCCATGAGGAGac GGTGGATGTCGTATTTGTGGACCGGGAAGGCAAGAGAATCCCAGTGAAAGGGAAGGTCGGGGAAAGCGTATTATACCTCGCTCATAGATATGACATTGACTTGGAAG GAGCCTGTGAATCCTCTCTCGCCTGTTCCACATGTCAGGTGTATGTCAGCACAGAGTACTTTGATAAACTTCCAGAGCCAGATGAAAG GGAAGATGATATGCTGGACATGGCGCCGATGCTTCAAGAAAACTCCAGACTGGGATGCCAGATCATCCTCACTACAGAACTGAACGGAGCCGAGTTCACGCTCCCTAAAATAACTAGAAACTTTTATGTGGACGGTCACGTGCCAAAGCCGCACTAA